The Agrobacterium vitis genome has a segment encoding these proteins:
- a CDS encoding methyl-accepting chemotaxis protein has product MRIARKLPLFVCLITILSIGAASWATLIQSSTLVKKEVMQKLEATADGRRNEARLYFENLVTNLRAFSSVATTGEALYKFKADWRYLGEKPREALVDRYITQNPNPAGQRLQLESARIDTYDSNHAKFHPLLRMALQQYGYADVFLIDPKGNIVYSVQKNDEYAGNIADPTLKDGPLAQAYAQVAKSDDRQFYALSDFTLYGPSRQSVAFLSTPLFMGDIKMGVLVVAIPSERLTAMFSNRTGLGDTGETILLDSNSAMVNDSVLTGEKDSLVTKITAPMLADVLKGAKASGQIDGYRNMVSYAAAIPLSFAGHNWAVVALMSENEALANVAQLRNIVLLIAAGLLVLAITGAVLFSRSLTGPINQLVDSMKRLADGDTGVTLVGENRADEIGDMVRSVAIFRDAAIEKTRLQSAAEQDRQTSEAERLAREAARNEETARLQQAVDILGAGLQRLAAGDLTTTIETPFMEGLDRLRTDFNDSIRRLASTVRQLSGSTGSINGTATGMVAATHDLSRRSEQQAAAIEQTSAVINQIMEAIRTSTERAENARRMVADAKTSTERSGAIVGSAIDAMGRIEEASLAISQIINVIDEIAFQTNLLALNAGVEAARAGEAGKGFAVVAQEVRELAQRSAGAAKEIKELISKSGEAVKSGVGLVRNTGDALGDIAGQVVHINEEISFIATAVGEQSESVREISTAIRQMEETTQQNSQMADRTNSDMSRLTSDAEALSNLVSQFRVMDGEIVPNPSASYRPTTSHHSAIPGTRQMIKPADPANNRPAASPARALMGKLAAGLKTGTGSPAPSGGNNWEEF; this is encoded by the coding sequence ATGCGCATTGCGCGTAAGTTGCCATTGTTTGTCTGTTTGATCACGATTCTGTCGATCGGAGCAGCCAGTTGGGCCACGTTGATTCAAAGCTCCACCCTGGTCAAAAAAGAAGTGATGCAGAAGCTGGAGGCGACGGCCGACGGTCGCCGCAACGAGGCCAGGCTGTATTTCGAAAATCTGGTCACCAATCTGCGGGCTTTTTCCAGCGTCGCCACGACGGGTGAGGCCCTTTACAAGTTCAAGGCGGACTGGCGCTATCTGGGCGAAAAGCCGCGCGAAGCGCTGGTGGATCGCTACATTACTCAGAATCCCAATCCGGCCGGGCAGCGATTGCAGTTGGAGTCGGCCCGTATCGATACCTATGACAGCAACCATGCCAAATTCCATCCGTTGCTGCGCATGGCTTTGCAGCAATACGGCTATGCGGATGTGTTCCTGATCGATCCGAAGGGCAATATCGTCTATTCGGTGCAGAAAAATGATGAATATGCCGGCAATATCGCCGATCCCACGCTGAAAGACGGTCCTTTGGCCCAGGCCTATGCCCAGGTCGCCAAGAGCGACGACCGGCAATTCTATGCGCTGTCCGATTTCACCCTCTATGGTCCGTCGCGTCAGTCTGTGGCCTTCCTGTCGACGCCGCTGTTCATGGGTGACATCAAGATGGGCGTGCTGGTCGTTGCCATTCCCTCGGAGCGGCTGACCGCGATGTTTTCCAACCGCACAGGGCTTGGCGATACGGGTGAGACCATTCTCCTCGATTCCAATAGCGCGATGGTCAATGATTCCGTGCTAACAGGTGAAAAGGATTCTCTCGTCACCAAGATTACCGCACCGATGCTGGCCGATGTTTTGAAGGGTGCCAAGGCGAGCGGTCAGATAGATGGCTATCGCAATATGGTGAGCTATGCGGCGGCCATTCCCCTGTCCTTTGCCGGTCATAACTGGGCTGTCGTCGCGCTGATGAGCGAGAATGAGGCACTGGCCAATGTCGCGCAGCTGCGCAATATCGTGCTGCTGATTGCCGCCGGTCTGCTGGTTCTGGCGATCACTGGCGCGGTTCTGTTTTCCCGCTCGCTGACCGGGCCGATCAATCAACTGGTCGATAGCATGAAACGGCTGGCCGATGGTGATACCGGCGTGACGCTTGTCGGTGAGAACCGGGCCGATGAAATCGGCGATATGGTGCGGTCCGTGGCGATCTTCCGCGATGCGGCCATCGAGAAAACACGGCTGCAATCCGCCGCCGAACAGGATCGGCAGACATCGGAGGCCGAGCGTCTGGCCCGTGAAGCTGCCCGCAACGAGGAAACCGCAAGGCTTCAGCAGGCCGTCGATATTCTCGGTGCCGGTCTGCAACGGCTTGCTGCTGGGGACTTGACGACCACGATCGAGACGCCGTTCATGGAAGGTCTTGACCGGCTGCGCACCGATTTCAACGATTCGATCCGGCGGTTGGCATCGACAGTACGCCAGCTGTCCGGCAGCACCGGCTCGATCAATGGCACCGCGACCGGAATGGTCGCGGCAACACACGATCTGTCGCGCCGCTCCGAACAGCAGGCGGCGGCCATCGAGCAGACATCCGCCGTGATCAACCAGATCATGGAAGCCATTCGCACATCCACGGAGCGGGCCGAAAATGCGAGGCGTATGGTGGCAGATGCCAAGACATCAACAGAACGCTCAGGAGCAATTGTCGGGTCCGCAATCGACGCCATGGGACGGATCGAAGAAGCGTCGCTGGCGATTTCGCAGATCATCAATGTGATCGATGAGATTGCCTTCCAGACCAATCTTCTGGCCTTGAACGCTGGGGTGGAAGCGGCCCGTGCGGGCGAAGCAGGCAAGGGCTTTGCAGTCGTGGCCCAGGAAGTTCGTGAATTGGCGCAGCGTTCCGCTGGTGCCGCCAAGGAAATCAAGGAACTGATCAGCAAGTCCGGCGAGGCGGTGAAAAGCGGTGTCGGGCTGGTGCGCAATACCGGCGACGCGCTGGGCGATATTGCTGGTCAGGTCGTGCATATCAACGAGGAAATCTCGTTTATCGCCACTGCCGTCGGCGAACAATCGGAAAGCGTGCGGGAAATTTCCACGGCGATCCGCCAGATGGAGGAAACGACCCAGCAGAATTCGCAGATGGCAGACCGCACCAATTCCGACATGTCCCGCCTGACCAGCGATGCCGAGGCACTGTCCAATCTGGTGTCGCAGTTCAGGGTGATGGATGGTGAGATCGTTCCCAACCCGTCAGCCTCGTATCGTCCGACGACATCGCATCACAGTGCAATTCCAGGAACCCGCCAGATGATAAAGCCAGCCGACCCGGCCAATAACCGTCCTGCCGCTTCGCCTGCCCGCGCCTTGATGGGCAAGTTGGCAGCGGGGTTGAAGACTGGCACTGGCTCACCCGCCCCAAGCGGTGGCAATAATTGGGAAGAGTTCTGA
- a CDS encoding electron transfer flavoprotein subunit alpha/FixB family protein — protein MAILLLADHDNATISEQTAKTLTAAAKIGGDIHVLVAGAGAKPAADAAAKLSGVSKVLLADSAELGNQLAEPLAALIVSLAPAYDTIITAATSVGKNVAPRVAALLDVAQISEIVEVISADTFKRPIYAGNAIQTVQSSDAKKVITVRTASFSAAAADGSAAVEAVAAVADPGLSSFVSDALSSSERPELTSAKIIISGGRALGSSEKFKEVILPLADKLGAAVGASRAAVDAGYAPNDWQVGQTGKVVAPQLYIACGISGAIQHLAGMKDSKVIVAINKDEEAPIFQVADYGLVADLFEALPEFEKAL, from the coding sequence ATGGCCATTCTTCTTCTGGCAGATCACGACAACGCAACCATTTCCGAACAGACCGCCAAGACTCTGACGGCAGCGGCCAAAATTGGCGGCGATATCCATGTTCTCGTTGCAGGTGCGGGTGCCAAACCCGCCGCAGACGCCGCCGCCAAATTGTCCGGCGTCTCGAAAGTGCTGCTGGCCGACAGCGCCGAGCTTGGCAACCAGCTGGCAGAACCGCTGGCAGCCTTGATCGTGTCGCTGGCACCCGCCTACGATACGATCATCACCGCCGCCACGTCCGTTGGCAAGAATGTCGCGCCGCGCGTCGCAGCCCTGCTTGATGTCGCCCAGATCTCGGAAATCGTTGAAGTGATCTCCGCCGACACCTTCAAGCGGCCGATCTATGCCGGCAATGCCATCCAGACGGTTCAGTCGAGCGATGCCAAGAAGGTCATCACCGTGCGCACCGCCTCCTTCTCCGCCGCTGCTGCCGATGGCTCGGCTGCGGTCGAGGCCGTGGCAGCGGTTGCCGATCCCGGCCTGTCCAGCTTCGTCTCGGATGCGCTGTCGTCTTCGGAGCGCCCGGAACTGACCTCCGCCAAGATCATCATCTCGGGCGGACGTGCGCTCGGCTCCTCGGAGAAGTTCAAGGAAGTCATCCTGCCGCTGGCCGACAAGCTGGGTGCCGCCGTCGGCGCCTCACGCGCCGCCGTCGATGCAGGCTATGCGCCGAACGACTGGCAGGTTGGCCAGACCGGCAAGGTCGTTGCACCGCAGCTCTACATCGCCTGCGGCATTTCCGGTGCGATCCAGCATCTCGCCGGCATGAAGGACAGTAAGGTGATCGTCGCCATCAACAAGGATGAGGAAGCCCCGATCTTCCAGGTCGCCGATTACGGTCTGGTCGCCGACCTGTTCGAGGCTCTGCCGGAATTTGAAAAGGCGCTTTGA
- a CDS encoding electron transfer flavoprotein subunit beta/FixA family protein: MKILVPVKRVVDYNVKIRVKPDGSGVELANVKMSMNPFDEISVEEALRLKEAGKAEEVVVVSIGPAKAEETLRTALAMGADRAILVETEDAVEPLAVAKILKGIVEAEAPGLVIVGKQAIDDDSNQTGQMLAALLGWAQATFASKLEIGEGSANVTREVDGGLQTIAVKLPAVVTTDLRLNEPRYASLPNIMKAKKKPLDKKTPADFNVDTTPRLKVLKTEEPGGRKAGIKVKSVAELVEKLKNEAGVL, translated from the coding sequence ATGAAGATTCTCGTGCCCGTCAAGCGCGTCGTTGATTATAACGTCAAGATCCGTGTCAAGCCGGATGGCTCCGGCGTCGAGCTTGCCAATGTGAAGATGTCGATGAACCCGTTCGACGAAATTTCCGTTGAGGAAGCGCTGCGCCTGAAAGAAGCGGGCAAGGCAGAGGAAGTGGTCGTGGTCTCCATCGGCCCAGCCAAGGCGGAAGAAACCCTGCGCACCGCGCTGGCCATGGGTGCAGACCGAGCCATTCTGGTGGAAACCGAGGATGCCGTCGAGCCGCTGGCCGTCGCCAAGATCCTCAAGGGCATCGTCGAGGCCGAGGCCCCGGGCCTGGTCATCGTCGGCAAGCAGGCAATTGATGATGACAGCAACCAGACGGGCCAGATGCTCGCGGCCCTCCTGGGCTGGGCGCAGGCCACCTTTGCTTCCAAGCTGGAGATCGGCGAAGGGTCGGCCAATGTCACCCGCGAAGTCGATGGCGGTTTGCAGACCATTGCCGTCAAACTGCCTGCGGTTGTCACCACAGACCTGCGCCTGAACGAGCCGCGCTATGCCTCGCTGCCGAACATCATGAAAGCCAAGAAGAAGCCGCTCGACAAGAAGACGCCTGCCGATTTCAACGTCGATACCACGCCGCGTCTCAAGGTGCTGAAAACCGAGGAGCCGGGTGGCCGAAAGGCAGGCATCAAGGTCAAGTCGGTGGCCGAACTGGTCGAAAAGCTTAAAAACGAAGCCGGCGTGCTTTGA
- a CDS encoding cob(I)yrinic acid a,c-diamide adenosyltransferase: MVKLNKIYTRTGDDGTTALVCGPRRFKHDLRVDAYGTIDEANSAIGVARLYTAGDEVLDAMLFRIQNDLFDLGADLATPDTGEKLEWEPLRVVQSQVDRIEQEIDALNAHLEPLKSFVLPAGSPASANLHLARTIARRAERIMVDLMQIPGEAVSAPALKYVNRLSDFLFVAARYANEIGKADVLWVPGKNR, from the coding sequence ATGGTAAAACTCAATAAAATCTATACCCGTACCGGCGATGACGGCACCACGGCGCTGGTCTGCGGCCCGCGCCGCTTCAAGCACGATCTGCGCGTCGATGCCTATGGCACGATAGACGAGGCCAACAGCGCCATCGGCGTTGCCCGCCTGTACACAGCAGGCGATGAGGTGCTGGACGCCATGCTGTTTCGCATCCAGAACGACCTTTTCGATCTTGGTGCCGATCTGGCGACGCCGGATACCGGCGAAAAATTGGAATGGGAACCCTTGCGCGTCGTCCAGAGCCAGGTGGACAGGATAGAGCAGGAAATCGATGCGCTGAACGCCCATCTCGAACCGCTAAAATCCTTTGTCTTGCCCGCAGGCTCACCAGCCTCCGCCAATCTGCATCTGGCCCGCACCATAGCAAGACGCGCCGAGCGTATCATGGTCGACCTGATGCAGATCCCCGGAGAAGCCGTCTCGGCACCGGCGCTGAAATATGTGAACCGGCTCTCCGATTTCCTGTTCGTCGCCGCCCGCTATGCCAATGAGATTGGCAAGGCCGATGTTTTGTGGGTGCCGGGAAAAAACCGGTAG
- a CDS encoding twin transmembrane helix small protein, with product MSSFTTILAIIVMGLVALVLVRGLFNMMKGGDANRSNKLMQLRVLLQAIAVVLIMLTLWITGGGR from the coding sequence ATGTCCTCATTCACCACTATTCTGGCTATTATCGTCATGGGGCTTGTCGCGCTGGTTCTGGTGCGCGGGCTTTTCAACATGATGAAGGGCGGCGATGCCAACCGTTCCAACAAGCTGATGCAATTGCGTGTGCTGCTTCAGGCCATTGCCGTGGTGCTGATCATGTTGACATTGTGGATCACCGGTGGGGGCCGTTAG
- a CDS encoding SDR family oxidoreductase — translation MAAQKSIIVTGCSSGIGAYCARALKQDGWQVFATVRKAEDLKALEDEGLEALLMDYRDTASIAALAETVLSRTGGRLDALFNNGAYGQAGAVEDLPTEALRDQFETNVFGWHDLTRRIVPVMRAQGSGRIVQCSSILGLIPYRWRGAYTASKFALEGLSLTLRMELDGSGVMVSLIEPGPIESRFTANCLEAIKRNIDVENSVHAADYQRQLARLDGTGPKNRHKLGPDAVYKVLQHALTAKRPRPHYLVTKPAKQGVALKRLMPSDLFYRLMRALD, via the coding sequence ATGGCCGCACAGAAAAGCATTATCGTCACCGGCTGCTCCTCCGGCATCGGAGCCTACTGCGCCCGCGCCCTGAAGCAGGATGGCTGGCAGGTATTTGCCACCGTGCGCAAGGCCGAAGACTTAAAAGCCCTTGAGGATGAGGGTCTTGAAGCGCTGCTGATGGATTACCGCGACACGGCAAGCATCGCAGCCCTTGCTGAGACCGTGTTATCGCGCACCGGCGGGCGGCTGGACGCCCTGTTCAACAACGGCGCCTATGGCCAGGCAGGCGCGGTCGAAGATCTGCCAACAGAGGCGCTTCGAGACCAGTTCGAGACCAATGTGTTCGGCTGGCACGACCTGACGCGGCGGATCGTGCCGGTGATGCGCGCGCAAGGGTCGGGCCGGATCGTGCAATGCTCGTCTATTCTCGGCCTTATTCCCTATCGCTGGCGCGGCGCTTATACGGCGTCCAAATTTGCGCTGGAGGGCCTGTCGCTCACCCTGCGCATGGAACTGGACGGCAGCGGCGTCATGGTCAGCCTGATCGAGCCGGGTCCGATAGAAAGCCGCTTCACCGCCAATTGCCTTGAAGCCATCAAACGCAATATCGATGTGGAAAATTCGGTCCATGCCGCAGATTACCAGCGGCAATTGGCCCGCCTTGACGGCACCGGGCCTAAAAACCGCCATAAGCTTGGACCGGATGCCGTGTATAAAGTGCTGCAACACGCCTTGACCGCGAAGCGTCCACGGCCACATTATCTCGTCACGAAACCGGCGAAACAGGGCGTCGCACTCAAACGGCTGATGCCGTCCGATCTGTTCTATCGGCTGATGCGGGCGCTGGATTGA